TTACATTATGATCAATTGTTACATCACTAAACAGTCCATCTAATGCACTGAGCTCTGTGATCACCATTGGAAGGAATGCACCATACACTATATTCACAAACATTAGAGAAGAATAACTTCCCACCACATATGTATCAATAGGTTTGTATCACAACTGAATTTCATATCAACTATGACCCTATTATGTTAccatcagtcacacacagacacagtattGTCACTACTTTTTGGCTTCTCACCTGCAAAAAGATTCTTGGATGCAAAGGCATAAAGAAAAAGGTTCACACAACTGTTGATGAAAATAAGGCTGATGGCAATGTTGGCACATGCCCCTTTGAAGGCCATTATTTTCTCAGAGACATGGAGGTGAAATGGTTTGAGGGCAAGTGCCAAGATCTCCACTGGAAACAGAAGATACACTGGAAATGAAAAATGAAGAAAGCCAGCATGATTCTGGTAATCAGCTTGGTCAGTCGCGGTTTCCTGAAGAAGACACTCTTGTTGACTTTTGTGTGAAGGCGACAGTAAGAGGTGACCAAAATAGAAAATGGAACAACAAACCCTAAAAGAAACTTAAATAAAAGATGATTCTGGTAATCAGCTTGGTCAGTCGCGGTTTCCTGAAGAAGACAGACACTCTTGTTGACTTTTGTGTGAAGGCGACAGTAAGAGGTGACCAAAATAGAAAATGGAACAACAAACCCTAGAAGAAACTTAAATAAAAGAATTGTTAGTCTCTCCTCATCTGACTTGGACCACCGACGGCATTTCAGTTTGGACTCCTTTTCCCTGGTGTCTGCGGTAAGTGCACTCGGGATTGATAGAACACACGCCAGAACCCAAACGCACAGCAGAAGagccctctctcctgtccttcCCAGCTTGGCCCAATGGTCTCGGTGCAGAACCACCACGTACCTCTGGACGCTCATCAGAGTTACAGTAAACACGCTGGTGTTCATGGAGATGGTGCCCAGAGTGAAGAGGACCTTACAGAAGGCAGAGCCAAATATCCAGCCATTCAGGAGATAGTAGATCCACACTGGTAGAGTCATTAGGCACAAAATGTCTGAGGCTGCCAGATTTAGCATGAGATGCAGAGAGAAGTTGTCCTTGAAGTGGCGCAATATGAAAACAACAGTCATTATATTTCCAGGAATGCCCAATGCAAAACACAGACTCATTACACCACTGCCAATCTGGTTCCCCAAGTTGCTGGTACTGTTCATGCTAGAACTGTTATTATACGCCATGGTATACAATGCATGGCATGCAGCTGAGAACAGGAATTCACAGGATACACACATAGACTTACATACCACATGCATAGAACTGCTACTTCCTTCACGGATGGGAAAATGTGACTGACGTAATGGTTATTTCACTATAACCATCATAAAGTTATGTTGATTATTTTAATTTTGTATGTCTTTATATGATGTTATGTATAGAGCTTGTGATAGGAATCTCTATAGACCTAAGTGATTCTAAGCTTCTAACTTTAATTTACACTGTGTCTGTCTATAAATGAccgtggttgttgttgttgttgaccaCATCTCCATTTGCTTCCTGTAGAACAACCTGTGGTTGACTTGCTCATGTATCAGCCATTTTTATCTGAAGTGCTGGTGTAAAGTTGAGAGGCGGTTACTTTTTAAATTAGGACATGACATTGGCCTGGGTTCTGGGGTGGAGTGCGGTGGTCCCACAGTGCGTCTTTATCAAACAGAGAAAATAGAAACATACCTACAGTAAGGGCTAAGCTACATCAGGCATGTAACTAAAGCGTGCcattcgcgttgcgtctgctgcaacaattagcttccgctaatggaagtagctacaccagacgtgatagcggcacGTAGTTTGAAAAAAATAGACTCATGTTCAGAATACTTATTAAAAGTCAGCTCTCTGTGAATCTGAGAAGTAGCCTGTATTTGACCTTTCTCTGTGCAATGTCAACAGAACATTCAAGTGTTTAATTCTGTTGAAAAAAAAGCATTGCGCATTCTataactgtacatacatacatacacatatagagGTGATTTTGAAAACCGAGCCTTGTGGCATGCAAGGGACATTAGTCAGGGAGCGTAAtggatttatatatatttttttaaatcctagaaaatcaaaaaaaagggaaaagttGGATGTACAAATAAAGCGTTGAAGGCTACCATATGAGCGAAGGTAGTCTCCATTCTGTACAATGGTTTTCATTttgaatgtaaatgaatgttaaACATTAAACAAATTTTACCGCGGTAGTCTTTGATGTTTTATGAAATGGTGAAATCTTTTGATCTTTGTTCATCAACAGCCATACAAGACTCTACCTGCTATGGCTACAGCTGAGACCTGACATACTCACACTGACAGAGACATGACACCCCTCTTCAGTTTTCTCCCACTTGCATCACGCAGGGCCTGCGGCGCCCCGTAGGTGCCCTCTGGGCTCCCCTACCACGGGCCCGTCCACCCGCTGGGGCTGAGGCTGGCTCCCTCTGCAGATTACGTGATGTGAATTCCACCAGAACGCATAGACGTCAACTGCAGCACCGGCTGGATTCACTAGAGCCGTCACTCATAATGACATAGGTGACGTAAGATACCCGTTATTTTTCTGGGTGTCCAAAACATATactttagattagattacattttactttatcgtttatcattgtgcagagtacagtacagtacaagtacagagacaacgaaatgcagtaaAGATGCTGCCAGAAGGGGGATtagaacccacgcctccagagagactggagactATTGTATTTTTATCAAATTCATTATTTCAATTTCTCTGCTTTGCGTCGGGGTCCTGTGTgccctgtcaggacttattttccaaTAAATGACAGgaggacaatacattatcccttacttattatacggctcttcagaaTGCTGCTGAAAGTTCCACTGACTGGATCTTTCCAAAATTCGAGGTCTAATATTTCTTATATTTGACcgctgtaaaaaaaacaatgatgttGAAAGGGAGAGTTGAAAAGCTGGCCTACAGACATGCCAGCATGGGGGCCCAGTtcttgtctctccctccctcacgtCACGAGCCCATCTAATCCAGTTCTGTTACCCCCAGAGTGGGGCAGACAAGCAGGCAAGCAGGTAGGTGAATCGAATCCCCCTTCTCCACCCCCTCTGCGGGCGAGGGAGAGGCCAGGGCCTTTTCTTCCCTTCGCCGGGGAGGCAGGAAGTTGGTCATTGTCCAGCCTTGGCTTCTCCATTATCCCCCGACAGGCCCCATTAACAGGACCCCCCTGGCCGACACTGCTGGGCTGTGAGACGGCCACAGCAGCCCTGTCAAAGACCTGGGAGACGGGTCTAGTTACACAGCTGGAGAGAGGACCAGGTGCTCAGAAAAAGGCAGGATGggatgtggtttgtgtgtgtgtgtgtgtgtgtgtgtgtgtgtgtgttgggagtctGGAGAGAGGTCTGGGCTCAAGACTAAATACCTGTGGAATTGTGGAAAGAGAGACATTGGAAATGGGGAGGCAAATTTACAGAGATAAActgtggagtggagagagagagagagagagagagagagagagagagagagagagagagagagagagagagagagagagagagagggagagagagagagagtgaccgagagaaaaagagaaagataaatagacagagagaacagTAGCTGATTACCCACTGCGGTAGATAACCAATCACCAGTTGCTAGCTTGCCAAACAAATGATTCACTTAATGGCTTCAGTTATTTTTTAATACCAACACACAATTAACCACGAATAACCACACAGTCCCATCCATTGCTGCCAGTGTCGTCCCATCACCTTGTTAATAATATAAACGACTAAACTCACCTCCGCTGTCTGTCACGTCCTGTGAGGTTTTCCACATTGTCAGTTCCCATCGCTCCCCATCATCTTTCAGTGGCAATGACAGTCACGTCACCCAGGAGTATTcatccccctccacacacacacacacacacacacacacacacacacacacacactcgcaggtCAATAGCTGACAAATACTGTTGTAATGCTATCACTGCAGTGACAGTCTAGGCACTGACAATAAGTGTTaaggctaagtgtgtgtgtgcattgctttGGTCCAAATATAGCCCCTGTTTGGCGCGCTAGGCTAGCGTTAGTGCTGTGCTTCACCCTGTAGGTGTGGCAGTGACAGGATGGAGGATCCAGGCAACTGGGCCAGCCAGATGAGACCCCTGCGACTTGTGTGGGCTGAGGTGGAGAGGgcacaaaaaaatcaaacatgtaaacaaacaaaaacaaaactaccacaacaataacaacaaacaatCGCCTATACCATGTCAGATTAGTCAAACGACACAACTGAATTGAACTGTCAGATATCTGCCTCACCTAAATGGCCATGTCTATTTTAGTCGGGCACATCTGGGTTGCTCCGACGAGGTCCTTTAGCGCATGGACTCGACCTACAGGGcactgacattcattttttacagtctatggtcagaACCCTAAGAACAGCTGGTCAGCCGTGATTCCCACCTaacaacacatacaaaaaacctATGATGAAAATGGCTAGCATATGTAGCTTGAGTTTGTATTCATCTGTTTAACATCTATCTATAATTAGCAATTACAGTCAATGCTTCATATATTTATGAATGCTAACATTGCTTCATATATTTATGAATGCTAACATTGCTTCAAGCTGTTTGTGTGCCTTCATAACCTTTTCTTTGCTAATGACTTGATTGCTATTGAAGCATTGCTGCATATGCGGTCATGCCACTGGAGAATGATGGGCAAGAGACAGACCTGCCTGCTGTggaggacagagacagagatgaagACGGCCAAACAGGGGCctaccacctgtgtgtgtgtgtgtgtgtgtgtgtgcgtgcgcgtgtatgtgtcacttccAGATCTGTGAGTGCTGGATCCAGTCTGTCAGCTTGCTCTGTTACCCTCAGGCAGATGCCAGCCTGATGctgtcagtacacacacacaggcaagcacgcactgcacagccaaacacacacacacacacacccacacacacacacacacacacaggcaagcacgcactgcacagccaaacacacacacacacacacacacacccacacacacacacacacacac
The nucleotide sequence above comes from Alosa sapidissima isolate fAloSap1 chromosome 6, fAloSap1.pri, whole genome shotgun sequence. Encoded proteins:
- the LOC121711773 gene encoding C-X-C chemokine receptor type 4-like, with the translated sequence MHVVCKSMCVSCEFLFSAACHALYTMAYNNSSSMNSTSNLGNQIGSGVMSLCFALGIPGNIMTVVFILRHFKDNFSLHLMLNLAASDILCLMTLPVWIYYLLNGWIFGSAFCKVLFTLGTISMNTSVFTVTLMSVQRYVVVLHRDHWAKLGRTGERALLLCVWVLACVLSIPSALTADTREKESKLKCRRWSKSDEERLTILLFKFLLGFVVPFSILVTSYCRLHTKVNKSVFFRKPRLTKLITRIMLAFFIFHFQCIFCFQWRSWHLPSNHFTSMSLRK